Genomic segment of Malania oleifera isolate guangnan ecotype guangnan chromosome 7, ASM2987363v1, whole genome shotgun sequence:
CTATTTTGTGCTATTTAATTATGTGTTGTGAggggtatttttaaatttcccaaatctcCCCGCGACTTTGTTAACCAACATTTTTCAATGAAATAACTGGAGAAATTTGGTCAGTTGGGTTTTGgaaaggagtttttttttttttttttttggggggggggggggttgaggTTATTTTTCCTTTGTTGCCAGTTCATATTGTGTTTGTGGggtattttcaaatttcctaAATGCCTCCGTGACTTAGTTTGTTAACCAAcatttttcaatgaaataaaGTAACTGGAGAAATTCTGTCAATTGGGTTTTGGTTTTCATATACTGGTTGTTTGGCTCGGTTAATGTAAAATGTTAACCAAAAGGATTTGATTATGTCAGGCGCTTAATAAAATTGCTCGAACAAACTCAATGTATGGGAGTTTTTTTTTGGAGGGGTGGTTATTTTTCCTTTGTTGCCAGTTCATATTGTGtggggtatttttaaatttccCAAGTGCCCCCATGACAGAGTTGTTAACAGAcatttttcaatgaaataagtaACTGGAGAGATTCTGTCAGTTGGGTTTCGGTTTTCATATACTGGTTGTTTGGTTCGGTTAATGTAAAATGTGAACCAAAAGGATTTGATTATGTCAGACGCTTAATAAAATTGCTCAAACAAACTCAATGTATGCATAAAATGGaattgataaaaaattaaatgaaaaatatgaagaaatcaTGTAGCAATTTTTGGTTTCCATTCCTGTGTGTATAGTTATTTTTTGATTATCGTGAGAAATGCTGCCATCGATGAGCCACTCTTCGGACCCCCCCGATGCGGCACCAAACTCACGGATCGGCAGCCTTCCCCCCTTGTTCGCCCGCTAGGTTAATCGGATGCAATCATGGGTTCAAATCAGCTGGTTGGATGGTCGAGCCATCCGCTCCTCGGGACACAACCGGCGGTATCCACCGTGccaaggcatgctttcatttctCCAGGAGTATCTACCGGGGCTCGAACCCTTGATTCTCCATCTTACTTGCCAGCTGATATCCACAGCGCTCATGCCCTGGGGGCCTCTGTGTATAGTTATTGGAACTATAGTTGGTGTAATTTGATATCAATTATAAACTCTAAATTATGGGCATGGTCTTTTTGAAAACAGTTATGTTGTTCCTGAGAAAAATGCATTAACCTGTCTTCTCTTTGATGaatttatttcataaaaaataaaaacaaaaaaatgcatTACAATCAGCAGCTGCATTTTTGATCTCTATTAGATTAAGGTTCGTTCTTTTTCTTCTATCTTCAGTTTATGAGTTCTGTATGTTTTCTGATGTTATCAGAAACTAAGTGCAAGGGGGAGAGCAAGGATCCCAACTTGACCCATCTATTGAGGAAGGGGTGAATTCTTATTCTCCTCATTTTTCAATAACCTGTCTTCCCAATCATTATTCATTTATTgcttaaattttgaaatatttactTTCCTCTCCTGCACTCACTGCTCCCTCTCACCACCTTTCATCTTTCTCTCAGGTCTTCATTTGTCAGGCATGGCTGAAGAAGCAGGTATGTTTATGGTGCATCAAACCATTGGCAGTGTTTTGTGTTGCAAATGTGGTATTCCAATGGCTCCAAATGCTGCCAATATGTGTGTGAAGTGCTTGCGTTCTGAAGTTGACATTACCGAAGGTTTGCAGAAGCATGTGATAATCATGCATTGTCCTGAGTGTGACAGCTACTTGCAGCCTCCAAGAACTTGGATAAAGGCTCAGCTGGAATCAAAGGAGCTGCTGACATTCTGTGTGAACAAActgaaaaagaatttgaaagaagTTAGGTTGGTTCATGCCGAATTCATTTGGACTGAACCTCACTCCAAGAGGATAAAGGTCAAGTTAAGAGTTCAGAAAGAAGTCCTTAATGGAGCAATTCTTGAGCAGTCTTACATTGTTGAGTATGTTCAGCAGGAGCACATGTGTGAATCTTGTTCTAGGGTTCAGGCCAATCCTGACCAGTGGGTGGCTTCAGTGCAACTGCGGCAGCATGTTTCTCACAGACGGACTTTCTTTTATTTGGAGCAGCTTATTCTTAAGCATGATGCTGCTGCCCGTGCCATAAAAATTAAGCAGGTGGATCATGGTATTGATTTCTTTTTTGGTAATCGTAGCCATGGTGTAAAATTTGTTGAGTTTTTGGGTAAAGTTGTGCCTGTAAGGAGTCGTCAGGACAAACAGCTTGTGTCCCATGATCTCAAGAGCAATGACTACAATTACAAGTACACATTTTCTGTTGAGATCTGCCCAATCTGCCGTGAGGATCTGATCTGCCTCCCTCCAAAAGTTGCAGTTAGTTTGGGAAATTTTGGTCCCCTTGTGATTTGCACTAAAGTGAGCAACAGCATTACATTACTAGATCCATTCACTCTTAGACACTGTTTCTTGGATGCTGACCAGTACTGGAGGGCATCATTTAAGTCTCTACTCAGCAGTAGGCGGCTGGTGGAATATATCGTATTAGATGTGGAGCCTGTTTCTTCTGATATTAATGTTGGTGGGTGTAAGTTTGCTTTAGCTGATGCGCAAGTGGCTCGTTTGTCTGATTTTGGGAAGAATGACACCATTTTCTCTATAAAAACGCATCTAGGACATATTTTAAATCCCGGAGATTATGCTTTTGGTTATGACCTATATGGAGCTAACAGTAATGACGTAGAACTCGACAAGTACAAAAGTCTTGTTATTCCTGATGCAATTCTAATAAAGAAGAGCTATGAAGAGAAGCGTCGCGAGAGTCGTGGGAAGCCTCGCTCATGGAAGGTTAAATCTCTCAGCATGGAAGTTGATGACTCTTCAAAGAGTAGAGTAGAGCAGGATAATACAGAGTATGAAAAGTTTTTGGACGACTTGGAGGATAACCCTGATATGCGCTTCCCCTTATCTTTGTACCGTAATAAAGAATACCGGCAATCTGAAACCGAATCTACGACTGATGGGGAGGGACTGGGTCTTCCTGTGTGGGAGCTTGCACAACTTCATTTAAGTGATGAAGAAGACGAAGATGACGAGGACGATAGAATGAGAGAGTGATCTGGAATATAGCTGGTTTTGTCCATATTGTTATTTGTATTTTTGATTTCCCTTCTGATTACCAACTGCTGAGATTTGTTGGCGTAAATCTATAAAATGGATTTCTCTTGGTGCATGTGAGTGTATTCGAAACCCTttcatgaatttttcttttcccATTTAGATCCAGActtggtgtatatatatatatacacacacattgaGCAATGTTATTCTTTTAGTTTATGATTCCATGCTCGTAGCATTTAAAGGTGATTGTACGTTTTGAATATCTTTGCTTTTGGTGATTAAATCAGTTTTCCTTTGATTATGTATGTAAGAAGAATTTTCTTCTCCTTTTATGTAGTGACCCTGGTATGGAAGAAATAGTGAACAGGTGAATGTTTACATCTTTCTAAATAATTGATGATTATGCAATGGATGAAGATGATGGGAAGTTTGGAAACTTGACTCGACTCACAAGTCTTAGATTAGGATTTATATGGGTTTGTacaacattatatatatttaaactcgTATAAATGCAAATCTAAAACCTCTCTTAAAACATAATATTAGGATTTTGAGGGGGACTGCGACCATGCTGCAGGTGAATATATCTGagtttcttgctttgcttctctctctctctctcttgatgaACTTTAATAAAAAAACATAGGTTTGAATTAGGGAATATTTAagcataataaaaaaaattaagattttgAGTTTTAAGTGGCATATGTATATTTgaatgaaattaattcaaatgtATTTTGTCTCAATTTacataatataaaatttgaattttaaactttcaaacattattacaaaaaaaattctcatggtagaaaaaaaatggtatattgttttgattaattaatttctcAAGTTCATTAAATGGAAAGCAATCAAACATCCTCACCAGTCACCCATCTCAAAatgcttaaaaaaaatttaagtttgaCTCTATCCCTGCCTTCATCTGGTAATCATATCTTTGAGTATGACTCATTCTATTCTATCTCGTGTTTTTTgcttttccacataataatatatatatatctatatatatatatatatatatatatatatatatattaatggcgTTGACTCTAAGCATTTATGGCAATGTGTACTGTTCTTTTTCAATCCTCACTCGTCAAATTTGAGAAATTAAAATGGGGACTATGCGAGGGCGGGCTTTGTTCCTTGTAGGAACATGAGACAATACTATGATTGTGACATCTCTTTATTTTTTCCACACATTTTTATTCCTTTGTAGaaaaatttgttaattttttttccaaatatattaCCAGTTATGATAATGTAGTAAGCTGCAAGTTGTTTTATGGTCTGTCAGCAGATTAATTTCAaagaatattaaaataataatagtgggTATGGAGTACTAGTAACACACTTATGTACCAAATATCACACTTTTGTTTATCCACTATTTTATAAAATTGTTTCGGAccacaatatatatgtataaaacagTACAagtgtttaaatttttattatcagAATTCACACAAAGCCATAAGTTTTATTTTAAAGTCATAAGTTTGCATAAGTAGAGATTGTTTATATCGGGGAAAAGTGGAGTAAGGAATTGAGATTATTTGCGATTTCTTGTGACACTTTTACTTTAGGTTGTTGAAAGTCTTTCTTGATGGCCAATACCTACAAAATGCATATACGCatacatgtgtgtatatatatgaaattaaatGAGATGTTGAAATGGTCAATCAAAGATTTGACATTACCTTCaaatctattatatatatatatatatatatatatttatactcctaatatatataaaagaaaatgtaTGTGGGTCTACAAATTCAAAAACTATGTCAAACTTTTACTCAAAGTCATAAttaaactctctccctctctctcatgcAATGCTTACATGCTCGGGCTTTGTTTTCttcatgtaatttttttttctttatcacAAGGCTGTATGCTAAATCAAACAATAGTTTTAAAGTGTCAAAAAGTGTGATGTGAAAAATCACTGTCTCAAGAAAATTTTGAGGTAATAATAGGATAGTACATTGGTTTTCGCTATTATCTCAAAATCCAAAACTTTGAATATAATAGCTTTTATTGACTAACATTATCATTATGGTGTCCCATACATAGTGTTTTCGAGTTAATTTACTGtgatatttatttaaatattaccaattaaatatttttatgttagaTATGCTGTTTCTTAATAAATTTATTCCCCTTCCCCCACCACGTAAAAATTTAGTTGTCAATTTCAAAAAAATCCTGATATTGCACTTGTAGATTAACTCTCAAAATAATGTATAACTTACCTATTCATTAATAAAACTCTATTTGTTAGGGATGTTATGCTTGAAATAAGATGTTAACCTATAAGTGAAAAATTGACTCTTCATGCTCAAATATTAAGTGAATCAATATTATTTGTTTAGACGCAAAATGTGGACTTTTAGATGTTGAATGTGCTCGAACTAAAATAACATCTTTCTCCTTGTTGATTCAGTCAGAAGCAAACTTATATCCTCTTTTCGACACAATTACCCTTTAAAAAGTTCAAATTACATACAAAAAGTCTACAAATTATTTCATCTCTTCTCCTTCTCATGTAAGGGCCATGAAACCAACGCTATAAATCCCTACACCCCTATGCTAGCTGTAGTAGCACAACAACTCTAATTGTATCGAAGTTCCCTCATAGTTGCTAGCATCCACATGCCATCAACCTTGCACCCTATGGGACACAATCGATGCTTTCCTCTGTCATCAAAGACCCCTTTAGAGTGCTTGAATACATCCCTCTGGTTGTCCTTAGAGGTGCCAATGCGATGGTGGCCTTGGCCAGTTGACTGGAAGGAGGCCCCTACGACCCATATCATCTCCCCAGACATCCTCCACATTACCAAAGAAAGCATAAAGGTTGAGATGGAGGAATATAGTGTGCTGTCTGATCGAGTCTCTCTCCATTTTTTACATTAaactcaatattttttttttattaaatttggatAATTTCATTTGTGTTAGTGTACTTTTATATAACTTatagttttttttaataaaaaaattacatgTTTAGATGTTTATCATACAAGTTATACTTGTCAGTGTTGAAGGGTTCAATGGGTTCATAAAATTTAAAAGCTAATTTAGTATTTAGCATGTAATAATGCTTAATTTTGTCAAATGCCTCCTTAAGGTTATCCCAAAACACAACCTtagaggggtgaattggtttttaaaagtGAAACATTATTGATTGATTAGCCAATAATTACTTCTTAAGCTACATATCTTTAGTTTTCCAGACTCTCATTTTACATCACTCATAACATGCAATATAAATGTTTTTTTTGAAAAGGTAAATTCATTAAGAGGGAAGAGACAAGCAAGTAGCTTGAAACTTCCAAAATTGGAATACAAAAAGGTGTAGAAATCACCCTCCTAGCTCAGCAAAAATATAAGAGAACTCCTCCCAGTCTAGGTTAGATAgaagtgttgaccctatgggtcattcccgattttgataatgacaaatactctgatatttaatagttgccaagtttgtgtataggttcttattggcaagttcatataATGACATGCGACAACCTGAAGAGAAgcgaagacccaacatatttattgttgtattttttatcattgggtctataataatttcagtttaaatgagtctataataatctctgcatatcatgcatgtaggaagtaAGCTTAGCAAATGATCATAcgcagaccatagaaagaccttagggatgttgaccgacgctgaattttttcggtgtcctcaaaagaccttagaaaggccctatgttgaccttattggtcacgtccggttttgattatgacaaatactcattgtatctaatgagtgtttgagattttgtgtaagaactaaaattgtcaaagattaagatgtgcacaaagaggaACTAAAGTTGAAGACCCATTTAtcgattgtattgtatttaattcatttttaaagggtatgtaatagtaaatagttctttggtttgtaataagctcacacacatcacatgcatgataatacgtaagttcaaacaaactGTTAATGAGaaataaccttagaaagaccttagggttttcccttctgTCGACCGAAGGTAGACTTACACCGGacttttttcggtgtcttaaatttggaccccaagtgaccctaggacacacacatttgcacatatgtttgttaggcacttaaataaggtttgtatgtttcgaaatgggactgaaatgcacacttggtgcactttcggtcgactagccaagacagttcattttggcttgatcgaccgaaccagactTGAGTCAACTGTTGATCGAgatcccagtcgaccgaaccatttcagatcccggtcgaccaaaacccccttaagtcaaatgtttgaccatctggtAGACCGAAACTGCAAGTTCAAaatgcccgatcgaccgaacctcaaagaaatgggaaatcgcccacttttagtcgaccgaccattcagttcaaaattctcctggtcaactgaaccatgtgagtcttggtcgaccggacctctcgggttgtcccgatttttaccgcagttaaacattttttaaacagggttaaaatatttgaaatatcattaaactttcttaataatacccaataggtccccaacggtcatatttcctcctatgtctatatatatgagatcatttgtgaaaattattatggattagctactttgattaggagagaattctttgaaaatccaaaagcctatactactcattttttagcctcattcactcatgcttaccttctattagtgcctacatcatttgtaagtggattgagtgttttgtttccCTAGGTTTTGCTCTCCTTGCCTTGATTGATTgacttgattttcttgagagctaaacctaagttttcttaggggactttgttaataagtctctcctaagaagacttttatttgatcttctaaggttgtatattcattgcaatatcttgagaagatcgtataagtattttggttgcaaatcttttcataatcactttcaaatatctattgtgcttttatcttgaaaaatatttgaagagatatttgtttgtgtgaggaaaatctttgttgctatattcattgatttatatctttagttgaatacaaaagattaatctcatttatcaaaccaaatctatatactacttgagcttcatatacatatatatatattgagaaaacctATTAATTGAaatatctttgcttgagcatttagattgaatatcttgtgatacaaagattacttgtttgacactctcacatatgcattacattgatagaaaacacctttgagagttgaactttctagaccacactgagcttacatattaaatcatattgtggtgtttgtgattgcgcgtatttgagtacacatctgctttacttgaaagcatattcattgtaccatttggttgTATTTTTAAATACTGTAGTATTTCCAAGCacgagcctaaagagggagactagccctgaaatagtcccggattggcttagactcggttaggaaagttaggtgcgtcgtcctattaaggcatgtaggttgaggtcagccctgtgttaattgatctggttgtaatcggtgccactctaCCCTTAAGTAAGttattaatggaatcctcgagcttgcgagttagaggtagggatgtaggcacagttagctgaaccccgataacatatcgtgtgtcttgtttatatttctgcactttatatttatcgcacatgtatgttatggtgtgaat
This window contains:
- the LOC131159691 gene encoding uncharacterized protein LOC131159691, yielding MAEEAGMFMVHQTIGSVLCCKCGIPMAPNAANMCVKCLRSEVDITEGLQKHVIIMHCPECDSYLQPPRTWIKAQLESKELLTFCVNKLKKNLKEVRLVHAEFIWTEPHSKRIKVKLRVQKEVLNGAILEQSYIVEYVQQEHMCESCSRVQANPDQWVASVQLRQHVSHRRTFFYLEQLILKHDAAARAIKIKQVDHGIDFFFGNRSHGVKFVEFLGKVVPVRSRQDKQLVSHDLKSNDYNYKYTFSVEICPICREDLICLPPKVAVSLGNFGPLVICTKVSNSITLLDPFTLRHCFLDADQYWRASFKSLLSSRRLVEYIVLDVEPVSSDINVGGCKFALADAQVARLSDFGKNDTIFSIKTHLGHILNPGDYAFGYDLYGANSNDVELDKYKSLVIPDAILIKKSYEEKRRESRGKPRSWKVKSLSMEVDDSSKSRVEQDNTEYEKFLDDLEDNPDMRFPLSLYRNKEYRQSETESTTDGEGLGLPVWELAQLHLSDEEDEDDEDDRMRE